One region of Permianibacter fluminis genomic DNA includes:
- a CDS encoding GNAT family N-acetyltransferase — MAPNRSSVLAEADRFQICLADDVAQVRALQRLRYQIFAEEMGAEIVDHEGLDRDPFDRHCQHLYVIDRDNGQLVGGTRLLNRAGAKNAGGFYSQGEFLMDTVLQLTGEMLEVGRTCIHPDYRDGSGIALLWQGLAALFRQQQVKHLFGCASVPLRGDSTHVHALMRRLRDSYQLPESLAVKAVNPTPAVGELTNIDLAQITTIVPPLLKAYLRLGARIGAEPCWDEQFGCADLFVLLDVSELNERYARHFRAR; from the coding sequence CTTGCCGATGATGTCGCCCAGGTGCGGGCGTTGCAGCGGCTGCGCTACCAAATTTTTGCCGAGGAAATGGGCGCCGAGATTGTCGATCACGAGGGGTTGGATCGGGACCCGTTCGATCGGCATTGCCAGCATCTTTATGTCATCGACCGCGACAACGGCCAGTTGGTCGGCGGTACCCGTTTGCTCAATCGGGCTGGCGCGAAAAATGCCGGCGGCTTTTATTCGCAAGGCGAATTCCTGATGGATACCGTGTTGCAACTGACCGGTGAAATGTTGGAAGTGGGCCGCACCTGTATTCATCCCGATTATCGCGATGGCAGCGGCATCGCGCTGCTCTGGCAAGGTTTGGCGGCGCTGTTCCGTCAGCAGCAAGTCAAGCATCTGTTTGGCTGCGCCAGCGTGCCACTGCGTGGCGACAGCACCCATGTTCATGCGCTGATGCGGCGGTTGCGAGACAGCTATCAGCTGCCGGAATCGCTTGCTGTCAAAGCGGTCAACCCGACTCCGGCAGTCGGTGAGCTGACCAACATCGATTTGGCCCAGATCACGACCATCGTGCCGCCACTGCTGAAAGCGTACTTGCGGCTTGGTGCCAGAATCGGTGCCGAACCGTGTTGGGATGAGCAATTCGGCTGCGCCGATCTGTTTGTGCTGCTCGATGTCAGCGAGTTGAACGAGCGTTACGCGCGGCATTTTCGCGCTCGCTGA
- a CDS encoding lysophospholipid acyltransferase family protein, whose product MPVAVLYKPLAVGWKSWRRLRQGLRFVLILSWIGCGLLALILLRLLLPWRTVERCLQPLMPTWMRVACLFIGVGISRAGALPAAGSLLLSNHVSWLDIVVIGAQLPVRFVAKSEVRHWPIIGLLAASAGTIFLQRGKRTGDNSSEQIRSKIQQLLNAGETVLLFPEGTTGCGGELRHFHSRLLPADKAVVPLALAYRGRGAAAVPFIGRDTFASSLWLILAEHDLHAHIQLLPAISGNPKQQASAAQCAVAAVLYPMPTVEL is encoded by the coding sequence ATGCCCGTTGCAGTTCTGTACAAACCGCTTGCGGTCGGCTGGAAAAGTTGGCGCCGCCTGCGGCAAGGTCTGCGCTTTGTGTTGATACTCAGCTGGATTGGTTGCGGCTTGCTGGCGCTGATTCTGTTGCGCTTGTTGCTACCGTGGCGGACGGTTGAACGCTGTTTGCAACCGCTGATGCCGACCTGGATGCGGGTGGCGTGTCTGTTTATCGGTGTCGGCATTAGCCGTGCCGGTGCGCTGCCCGCCGCCGGCAGCTTGTTGCTCAGCAATCATGTTTCCTGGCTGGATATCGTGGTGATCGGCGCCCAGTTGCCGGTACGTTTTGTTGCCAAAAGCGAGGTGCGGCATTGGCCGATCATCGGTCTGCTGGCAGCCAGCGCCGGGACGATTTTTCTGCAACGTGGCAAGCGAACCGGTGACAACAGTAGCGAGCAGATCCGCAGTAAAATCCAGCAATTACTCAACGCCGGTGAGACGGTGCTGCTGTTTCCGGAAGGGACCACCGGCTGTGGTGGTGAGTTGCGCCATTTTCATTCCCGCTTGCTGCCGGCCGACAAGGCGGTGGTGCCGCTGGCCTTGGCCTATCGGGGGCGCGGCGCGGCAGCCGTGCCGTTTATCGGCCGCGATACGTTTGCCAGCAGCTTGTGGCTCATTCTGGCTGAGCACGATTTGCATGCGCATATTCAGCTGCTGCCAGCGATCTCCGGCAATCCGAAGCAGCAGGCGAGTGCCGCGCAGTGTGCGGTGGCGGCCGTGCTTTACCCCATGCCAACGGTGGAGTTGTGA
- the nfuA gene encoding Fe-S biogenesis protein NfuA: MIRITETAQAHFRKLLSQQSEADTHIRVFVVNPGTARAECGVSYCPPSAVESTDVKFDYDGFSAFVDPESEPFLVDAEIDLKTDTMGSQLTLKAPNAKTPQVSADAPLADRVNYILEAEVNPQLASHGGKVTLVELTSDSVAVLQFGGGCHGCSQVDVTLKHGIEKTLLEKFPELSGVRDITEHATGDAPYYS, translated from the coding sequence ATGATCCGCATCACCGAAACTGCCCAGGCCCATTTCCGCAAATTGCTGAGCCAGCAAAGCGAAGCCGATACCCATATCCGGGTGTTCGTGGTCAACCCCGGTACCGCGCGCGCCGAGTGCGGCGTGTCCTACTGCCCGCCGAGCGCCGTGGAAAGCACCGATGTCAAATTCGATTACGACGGTTTTTCCGCTTTTGTCGATCCGGAAAGCGAACCGTTTCTGGTCGATGCCGAAATTGATCTGAAAACCGACACCATGGGCTCGCAGCTGACCCTGAAAGCGCCAAATGCCAAAACGCCGCAAGTGAGTGCCGATGCGCCACTGGCCGACCGGGTCAATTACATTCTGGAAGCCGAAGTGAATCCGCAGCTGGCCTCGCACGGCGGCAAAGTGACTCTGGTGGAATTGACCAGCGACAGCGTCGCGGTATTGCAATTTGGTGGCGGCTGCCACGGCTGCAGCCAGGTCGATGTGACGCTGAAACACGGCATCGAAAAAACCTTGCTGGAAAAATTCCCGGAGCTGTCCGGTGTGCGCGACATCACCGAACACGCCACCGGTGATGCGCCCTATTACAGCTAA
- a CDS encoding M14 metallopeptidase family protein, with the protein MLTSWLTLPAQAVELSYYFDKLVPGSSNLDPEVPAPSELLGFEVGEWHVRPEQSVDYLQLLARRSPRVLVEEIGRTHEQRPLLQAIISSPANRARIDEIRAARAAGKNDGPLIVWLGYSVHGNEASGANAALLMAYYLAAARDPALEKLLERTVIILDPALNPDGMTRFSSWVNSYRGRVLVPDNLHAEHREIWPNGRGNHYWFDLNRDWLMVQQPESYARVLKFQEWKPHVLGDFHEMGTDGTYFFQPGVPARQNPLTPAENLKLTDAIARYHAAAFDADKRLYYSKEGFDDFYYGKGSTYPDIQGSVGILFEQASARGHVQNSKNGPISFPFAIRNQLTTSLSTLRAADEQRQQLMSYQSQFYADAAAEASKDEQRAIVFAEPSDPAREYQFLRVLQAHGIVINKLAADVRVDGNFFAAGRAYVIALEQRQYRLIKSLFETRKAFASNVFYDVSAWTLPLAFDMPQASLGKSQWRRELLGERVQKLTPPAGKVQGDSELAYAFAWDSYYAPRAANQLLREGYKLRVVTKPMTVKSQGASRELARGSIVIPLGIQSAPVDKLRALLADIANRDAIDVWPLQSGYAEAGTDLGSPSLKALATPNVLLLIGAGVDANSAGEIWHLLDYRMHLPLTMSHLGGFADVNLNDYSHLILADGRYKSLNDEQSKRIAEWVKAGGTLIAIDGAVQWASQQDFVRNKLQTETDTGDKRLPYASMEEKEAEKKIAGAILLANLDRSHPLGFGFARDTLPLFRTHTDVLPPLKSPYATAAQFTDAPVLAGFVSEDNVKRLAGSAALAAEKVGNGTIVLATTSLAFRASWFGSSKLLMNAIFFAPIIDKPADPGANVE; encoded by the coding sequence GTGCTGACGTCATGGCTGACGCTGCCGGCACAGGCGGTCGAGCTGTCGTATTACTTCGACAAGTTGGTCCCCGGCAGCAGCAACCTCGATCCGGAGGTGCCGGCGCCGTCCGAGCTGCTCGGCTTTGAAGTCGGCGAATGGCATGTCCGGCCCGAGCAATCGGTGGATTATCTGCAGTTGCTGGCGCGGCGCTCGCCACGCGTGCTGGTTGAGGAGATTGGCCGCACCCATGAGCAGCGGCCGCTGCTGCAGGCCATCATCTCCAGCCCGGCCAATCGCGCCCGCATCGATGAAATCCGCGCCGCGCGCGCTGCCGGCAAGAACGACGGACCGTTGATTGTCTGGCTCGGTTACAGCGTGCATGGCAACGAGGCCAGCGGTGCCAACGCGGCCTTGCTGATGGCGTATTACCTTGCTGCGGCCCGCGACCCGGCTCTGGAAAAGCTGCTCGAACGGACCGTGATTATTCTCGACCCGGCGCTGAATCCGGATGGCATGACCCGGTTCAGCAGCTGGGTCAACAGTTACCGGGGTCGGGTATTGGTGCCAGACAATCTGCACGCCGAGCACCGCGAGATCTGGCCCAACGGTCGCGGCAATCATTATTGGTTTGATCTGAATCGCGACTGGCTGATGGTGCAGCAGCCGGAGTCCTATGCCCGGGTGCTGAAATTCCAGGAATGGAAACCGCATGTGCTCGGTGACTTCCATGAAATGGGCACCGACGGCACCTACTTTTTCCAGCCCGGCGTGCCGGCCCGGCAAAACCCGCTGACGCCCGCGGAAAATCTGAAACTCACCGATGCCATCGCCCGTTATCACGCCGCCGCGTTCGATGCGGACAAACGGCTTTACTACAGCAAAGAAGGCTTCGACGATTTCTACTACGGCAAAGGCTCCACCTATCCCGATATTCAGGGCAGCGTTGGCATTTTGTTCGAGCAGGCCAGCGCGCGCGGCCACGTTCAAAACAGCAAGAACGGGCCGATCAGTTTTCCGTTTGCCATTCGCAATCAGTTGACCACGTCGCTGTCAACGCTGCGTGCGGCGGATGAGCAGCGTCAGCAATTGATGAGTTACCAAAGCCAGTTCTATGCCGATGCCGCGGCCGAAGCCAGCAAAGACGAGCAGCGGGCGATTGTCTTCGCGGAGCCGAGCGATCCGGCCCGGGAATACCAGTTTTTGCGGGTGCTGCAGGCCCATGGCATTGTCATCAACAAGCTGGCGGCGGACGTCCGTGTTGACGGCAATTTTTTTGCTGCCGGGCGCGCGTATGTGATCGCGTTGGAGCAGCGCCAATATCGCTTGATCAAATCCCTGTTCGAGACGCGCAAGGCTTTTGCCAGCAACGTGTTCTACGACGTCTCGGCCTGGACCTTGCCGCTGGCCTTTGATATGCCGCAGGCAAGTCTTGGCAAAAGCCAGTGGCGACGCGAGCTGCTCGGTGAGCGGGTGCAAAAGCTGACGCCACCGGCCGGCAAAGTGCAAGGCGACAGCGAGCTCGCGTATGCCTTTGCCTGGGACAGCTATTACGCGCCGCGCGCCGCTAACCAGTTGCTGCGCGAAGGCTACAAACTGCGCGTGGTCACCAAACCGATGACGGTCAAATCGCAGGGCGCCAGCCGTGAGCTCGCGCGCGGCAGCATCGTGATCCCGCTTGGCATTCAGTCAGCGCCGGTCGACAAACTGCGGGCATTGCTCGCGGACATCGCCAATCGCGACGCCATCGATGTCTGGCCGCTGCAATCCGGTTATGCCGAGGCCGGCACGGATCTCGGCAGCCCGAGCCTGAAAGCGCTGGCAACGCCGAATGTGTTACTGCTCATTGGTGCCGGTGTTGATGCCAACAGCGCCGGTGAAATCTGGCACTTGCTCGATTACCGGATGCATTTGCCGCTGACCATGAGCCACCTCGGCGGCTTTGCCGATGTGAACCTCAATGACTACAGCCATTTGATTCTGGCCGACGGTCGCTACAAGAGTCTCAACGACGAGCAGAGCAAGCGCATTGCCGAGTGGGTCAAGGCCGGCGGCACTCTGATTGCAATCGATGGCGCCGTGCAATGGGCCAGCCAGCAGGACTTTGTCCGCAACAAGTTGCAAACTGAAACTGACACCGGTGACAAACGCCTGCCCTACGCCAGCATGGAAGAAAAAGAAGCCGAGAAAAAAATTGCCGGCGCGATTCTGTTGGCCAATCTGGATCGCAGTCATCCGCTCGGTTTCGGTTTTGCCCGCGATACCCTGCCGCTGTTCCGCACCCACACCGACGTGCTGCCGCCATTGAAAAGCCCGTACGCCACCGCCGCGCAATTCACCGATGCGCCGGTGCTGGCCGGCTTTGTTTCTGAAGACAACGTCAAGCGTCTGGCCGGCTCGGCTGCGCTCGCCGCCGAGAAAGTCGGCAACGGCACCATCGTACTCGCCACCACCTCGCTGGCGTTTCGCGCCAGCTGGTTTGGCAGCAGCAAGCTGCTGATGAATGCGATTTTCTTTGCGCCGATTATCGACAAACCGGCGGACCCGGGCGCCAACGTCGAATGA
- a CDS encoding ACT domain-containing protein, giving the protein MKLTLSHVPGQWAVCRLAPGTDCQLVQDAIFNITWTPEETSLVCRYNAAPKAVPVQGPFAMLKVQGPLDFSLTGIMAALTQPLAAAGISIFAISTYDTDYLLVGENKLTEAVSTLQASGFEVV; this is encoded by the coding sequence ATGAAACTCACGCTCAGCCACGTCCCCGGCCAATGGGCCGTTTGCCGGCTTGCCCCCGGCACCGATTGCCAGTTGGTGCAAGACGCGATCTTCAACATCACCTGGACGCCGGAAGAAACCTCGCTCGTCTGCCGCTACAACGCCGCCCCGAAAGCCGTACCGGTGCAAGGCCCGTTCGCGATGCTGAAAGTGCAAGGTCCACTCGATTTCAGCTTGACCGGCATCATGGCCGCATTGACCCAGCCACTGGCCGCAGCCGGCATTTCGATCTTCGCCATTTCAACGTACGACACGGATTATCTGCTGGTCGGCGAAAACAAGCTGACTGAAGCGGTAAGCACGTTGCAGGCTTCTGGTTTTGAGGTGGTGTAA
- a CDS encoding glutamine synthetase family protein gives MNMQSAQPLLTELQDFRRRYPLVDHFYALISDNNGVLRGKRLTLAELEEFFQHGRGVASSILWLDVTGKDIAHYDLVWQDGDSDRWCQAVPGTLTPAPWLGERYGQVLFTMSEPDGTPTPQDPRQVLAGVLQHFQKMGLRPVVAAELEFYLVERERTADGHIQPPKNPRTGERPTLIRGYEANELDDFATFLTEVHDTAVSMGIPAETVISEYGPSQFEIVLHHQDDALRAMDQAVLFKRVVKGVALKHGYIATFMAKPYAQESGSGLHVHMSVIDQAGHNVFADPSPAGSPQLHHAIGGLQKHLADSMLLFGPHANSYRRLRPGCYAPINTAWGINNRTVSLRVPASGPAARRLEHRVAGADANPYLVLAGILAAAHDGLVKQLDPGAPAVGDAGKLAAGGQGSKALPRNWQQAIDAFASSDFIRQYFPAGFIDTYVATKQAELAEFYGEVSPLDYDWYLRTV, from the coding sequence ATGAACATGCAAAGCGCTCAGCCGCTGCTCACCGAACTGCAAGACTTTCGCCGCCGCTATCCGCTTGTCGATCATTTCTACGCGCTGATCAGCGACAACAACGGCGTGCTGCGCGGCAAGCGCCTGACGCTGGCCGAGCTGGAAGAATTTTTCCAACACGGCCGAGGTGTCGCCAGCTCGATACTGTGGCTCGACGTCACCGGCAAAGACATCGCCCACTACGATCTGGTCTGGCAGGACGGCGATTCCGATCGCTGGTGCCAAGCGGTGCCCGGCACACTGACCCCGGCACCGTGGCTCGGTGAGCGTTATGGCCAAGTGCTGTTCACCATGTCCGAACCCGACGGCACACCGACGCCACAAGATCCGCGACAAGTGCTGGCCGGCGTGCTGCAGCATTTCCAAAAGATGGGCTTGCGGCCGGTGGTGGCCGCCGAGCTGGAGTTTTATCTGGTGGAGCGCGAGCGCACCGCCGATGGCCACATCCAGCCGCCAAAGAATCCGCGCACCGGTGAACGGCCAACCCTGATCCGCGGTTACGAAGCCAATGAACTCGATGATTTCGCGACCTTCCTGACCGAGGTGCACGACACCGCAGTCAGCATGGGCATTCCGGCCGAAACCGTGATTTCGGAATATGGCCCGAGCCAATTCGAGATTGTGCTGCACCATCAGGACGATGCCCTGCGGGCGATGGATCAGGCGGTGCTGTTCAAGCGCGTGGTCAAAGGCGTCGCGCTCAAACACGGTTACATCGCCACCTTCATGGCCAAGCCGTATGCGCAGGAGTCCGGCAGCGGCCTGCATGTGCACATGAGCGTCATTGACCAAGCCGGCCACAATGTCTTTGCCGATCCGTCACCAGCCGGTTCGCCGCAGCTGCACCATGCCATCGGCGGCCTGCAGAAACATCTGGCCGACAGCATGTTGCTGTTCGGACCGCATGCCAACAGTTACCGCCGATTGCGGCCCGGCTGCTACGCGCCCATCAACACCGCCTGGGGCATCAACAACCGCACTGTCAGCCTGCGGGTGCCCGCCAGCGGCCCGGCCGCGCGCCGGCTGGAACACCGGGTCGCCGGTGCCGACGCCAACCCCTATCTGGTGCTTGCCGGCATCCTCGCCGCCGCCCACGACGGCTTGGTCAAGCAGCTCGACCCCGGCGCCCCGGCCGTCGGCGACGCTGGCAAGCTCGCCGCTGGCGGTCAGGGCAGCAAGGCCCTGCCCAGAAACTGGCAGCAGGCCATCGACGCCTTTGCCAGTTCCGACTTCATTCGCCAGTACTTCCCGGCCGGCTTCATCGACACCTATGTCGCCACCAAACAAGCCGAACTGGCCGAGTTTTATGGCGAAGTCAGCCCGCTGGACTACGACTGGTACCTGCGCACGGTCTGA
- a CDS encoding transaminase, which yields MTQLAAALGTISPKAIAALHQQEAEAFLARRPQSCALFEQAQAHLPGGVPMHWMRDWGTPVPLVIDSARGITLTDIDGNHYRDFCLGDTGAMFGHSPAPVQRVLRDHAGDGLTAMLPGADAAVVAAHLAERFGLPYWQVTATATDANRALLRWARAIATLTDAKKDKVLVFNGCYHGTVEETMVQLHDGRTVNRPGLIGQIFNLSDSTVAIEFNDRAALSAALARGDIVVLLAEPVMTNCGMVLPDEGYWAFAQAECKKYGVLLAIDETHCISSGWAGYTGTHQLQPDFLVLGKPIAGGLCAAVYGFTAEVFAAMNRVRDQREPGHSGMGTTLAANLLTLRAMRAMLSDVMSHEAYAHMLPLAEYLADGLRALFGRHQLPWSIAQVGARCEWIFAPTVPRTGAEALAREDDHDLGAALHLALLNRGVLVTPFHHMCLVSPQTQRADIDALLNALDDCLLLLKHLSQPAG from the coding sequence GTGACCCAGCTTGCCGCGGCCTTGGGCACCATCAGCCCCAAGGCCATTGCCGCCCTGCATCAACAGGAAGCCGAGGCCTTTCTTGCCCGCCGGCCGCAAAGCTGCGCGCTGTTCGAGCAGGCCCAAGCCCACCTGCCCGGCGGCGTGCCCATGCACTGGATGCGTGACTGGGGCACCCCGGTGCCGCTGGTGATTGATAGTGCCCGCGGCATCACCCTGACCGATATCGATGGCAACCACTACCGCGACTTCTGCCTCGGCGATACCGGTGCCATGTTTGGCCACTCGCCGGCACCGGTGCAGCGCGTGCTGCGCGATCACGCTGGCGACGGCCTGACCGCGATGCTGCCCGGCGCCGATGCAGCCGTTGTTGCCGCCCATCTGGCCGAACGTTTCGGGCTGCCGTACTGGCAAGTCACCGCTACCGCCACTGACGCCAACCGGGCGCTGCTGCGCTGGGCGCGCGCTATCGCCACGCTGACGGATGCCAAGAAAGACAAAGTGCTGGTTTTCAACGGCTGCTATCACGGCACCGTCGAAGAAACGATGGTGCAATTGCACGACGGTCGCACCGTCAATCGGCCCGGTTTGATCGGCCAGATTTTCAATCTGAGTGACAGCACGGTTGCCATTGAATTCAATGATCGCGCGGCGTTGTCAGCCGCCCTGGCGCGCGGCGATATCGTCGTGTTGCTGGCCGAGCCGGTGATGACCAATTGCGGCATGGTCTTGCCGGATGAGGGCTACTGGGCCTTTGCCCAAGCCGAGTGCAAAAAATACGGCGTGCTGCTCGCCATCGATGAAACCCATTGCATTTCCAGCGGCTGGGCCGGTTACACCGGCACCCACCAACTGCAGCCGGACTTTCTGGTGCTTGGCAAACCGATTGCCGGCGGCCTGTGCGCAGCGGTGTACGGTTTCACCGCCGAGGTGTTCGCGGCGATGAATCGCGTGCGCGATCAGCGTGAGCCGGGCCACAGCGGCATGGGCACCACACTCGCCGCCAATCTGCTGACGCTGCGCGCCATGCGCGCGATGCTCAGCGACGTCATGAGCCACGAGGCGTATGCGCACATGCTGCCGCTGGCGGAATATCTGGCCGATGGCTTGCGCGCACTTTTCGGCCGGCACCAACTGCCGTGGTCGATTGCACAAGTTGGTGCCCGCTGTGAATGGATTTTTGCCCCGACCGTACCGCGCACCGGTGCCGAAGCCCTAGCCCGCGAAGACGATCACGACCTGGGCGCTGCGCTGCATCTGGCACTGCTCAATCGCGGCGTACTGGTCACGCCTTTTCATCACATGTGCCTGGTTTCACCGCAAACCCAGCGCGCCGATATCGATGCCCTGCTGAACGCGCTCGACGACTGCCTGCTGCTGCTCAAGCACCTGTCGCAACCTGCCGGCTGA
- a CDS encoding PKD domain-containing protein — translation MKHRILSRRMRIKPLFIAMLAASLPLAANAAEQLRYHNDYRHTVKMVLAPTQANSKVGLRDEALARDFLSQHAEQFGLAKNLANLQLTKTRQSLTATHYYFQQVLNGVPVLHGEAIVSIGKKDGRVIRSYNNTYPSAGVINKSAKPALLAEQALETAWDYMQGSGSLRFKPSAELYYVNVADKLVLAYRTQISADQPRGAWEHFVDASSGEVLRAVRIDLPRKTAANPPEYGSLWPAAAANPAHRPLRESISMWQAKQEAKQPAVNALKVNGTALVFDPDPRTTQKSYALTNTSTVPDSAYLTKNLNDIEFSGGVFRLNGPWVRIVEIANPVSAPSTDADGNWTNKRGNNAFNDVNTYYHLDQSQRYIQAMGFTGGTAVLERAMDVDTNGLNGDDNSQYVYGGGGDYLEFGHGCVDDNEDADVILHEYGHAINYDINNNWDGGDTGAMGEGFGDYWAGSYSYSTTNGQVFDPNQVYTWDGPGCWDGRRMDMTQYQFSPAITYGAHEQVGSVLGDELWSTPLFQSLVELMRQGVPRDEVDQIILEAQFGLGANLTMTDMATATVAAAEALFPAGPHAGVFQSKFEQVNILAPTGNRPPIARVSQATINVSTGASVSLNASTSSDPDADSLTYLWEKTSGGTITLSGAASAQASFMAPSAADTLTFTVRVDDGNGASDIKTVQVNVTAPTSNGGGGSGGGGGGGSLEVLGLAVVAMLGLRRKRR, via the coding sequence ATGAAGCACCGCATTTTGTCGCGTCGTATGCGTATCAAACCTCTGTTCATCGCCATGCTGGCAGCAAGCCTGCCACTGGCCGCCAATGCGGCCGAGCAATTGCGTTACCACAATGATTACCGGCACACCGTCAAGATGGTGCTGGCACCGACTCAGGCGAACAGCAAAGTCGGTTTGCGTGATGAAGCGCTGGCGCGCGATTTTCTGAGCCAGCACGCCGAGCAATTTGGCTTGGCCAAAAATCTGGCCAATCTGCAGCTGACCAAAACCCGGCAGAGCCTGACCGCGACGCACTATTACTTCCAACAAGTACTCAATGGCGTGCCGGTGCTGCACGGCGAAGCGATTGTGTCGATCGGCAAGAAAGATGGCCGCGTCATTCGCTCGTACAACAATACTTATCCGAGCGCTGGTGTTATTAACAAATCAGCTAAACCAGCGCTGCTGGCGGAGCAAGCGCTGGAAACTGCGTGGGACTATATGCAAGGCAGTGGCAGCCTGCGCTTCAAGCCAAGCGCCGAGCTCTATTACGTCAATGTTGCTGACAAGCTGGTGCTGGCTTATCGAACACAAATTTCTGCCGACCAACCGCGCGGTGCGTGGGAGCATTTCGTTGATGCCAGCTCAGGTGAGGTGCTGAGAGCGGTTCGCATTGATTTGCCACGCAAGACAGCGGCGAATCCTCCGGAGTACGGCTCGCTTTGGCCTGCCGCAGCCGCCAACCCCGCTCATCGTCCGTTGCGGGAATCGATCTCGATGTGGCAGGCAAAACAGGAAGCCAAGCAGCCTGCTGTTAATGCTCTAAAGGTCAATGGTACCGCTCTAGTTTTTGATCCAGACCCGCGGACCACACAAAAGAGTTATGCGCTGACGAATACTTCAACCGTTCCCGACTCAGCCTATTTAACCAAGAACTTGAACGACATCGAATTCAGTGGCGGTGTTTTTCGTTTAAATGGGCCTTGGGTTCGTATTGTCGAAATTGCGAATCCGGTATCAGCGCCGAGTACTGACGCCGATGGCAATTGGACGAACAAGCGCGGCAATAATGCATTTAATGACGTGAACACTTATTACCATCTTGATCAGAGCCAGCGTTACATTCAAGCAATGGGCTTTACTGGCGGCACTGCGGTGCTTGAGCGGGCGATGGATGTCGATACTAATGGCCTAAATGGCGATGATAACTCTCAGTATGTCTACGGGGGTGGTGGCGACTATCTGGAGTTCGGACACGGCTGTGTTGACGACAATGAAGATGCCGATGTGATCCTGCATGAATATGGCCATGCGATTAATTACGACATCAACAATAACTGGGATGGCGGCGATACTGGCGCGATGGGCGAAGGCTTTGGTGATTATTGGGCGGGCTCATACAGTTACAGCACGACCAATGGTCAAGTTTTCGACCCCAACCAAGTTTACACATGGGATGGGCCTGGCTGCTGGGACGGGCGGCGCATGGATATGACGCAATATCAATTCAGTCCGGCCATCACGTATGGTGCGCATGAGCAGGTCGGTAGCGTGCTGGGCGATGAGTTGTGGTCCACTCCGCTGTTTCAATCATTGGTGGAGTTGATGCGCCAAGGCGTGCCACGCGATGAGGTGGATCAGATTATTTTGGAGGCCCAATTTGGTCTTGGCGCCAACCTGACCATGACGGATATGGCAACGGCTACCGTTGCCGCCGCAGAGGCTTTATTCCCTGCCGGTCCGCATGCTGGAGTGTTTCAGTCAAAGTTCGAGCAAGTAAACATTCTTGCTCCAACAGGCAATCGGCCTCCAATAGCTCGTGTCAGCCAAGCCACCATCAATGTCTCGACTGGCGCCAGTGTTAGCCTTAATGCGTCAACCAGCAGTGACCCGGATGCAGACAGTCTTACCTATCTTTGGGAGAAAACCAGTGGTGGGACAATCACTCTGAGCGGGGCAGCCAGTGCTCAAGCGAGCTTTATGGCTCCTAGTGCCGCTGACACCCTTACATTTACTGTTCGGGTTGACGATGGCAACGGCGCGTCCGATATAAAGACCGTGCAGGTCAATGTGACCGCACCGACCTCAAATGGCGGTGGTGGGAGCGGTGGCGGCGGTGGCGGTGGTTCGCTCGAAGTGTTGGGCTTGGCGGTTGTGGCCATGCTCGGCTTGCGCCGTAAGCGTCGCTAG